A section of the Bombus terrestris chromosome 2, iyBomTerr1.2, whole genome shotgun sequence genome encodes:
- the LOC100644917 gene encoding uncharacterized protein LOC100644917 isoform X1: MRFTDINYVLQILMHKLKDIIFLFFLFCNNHVTNGIFQPGKEYIYSYNALSSSGVLLPSGASSSWGFNGKLKIQAEQNVATMQLESLKMTIWNGKIQEQGKDQAVSEDVTDLLKPFQIIYRNGLIENFSTEAISPWSVNIKRSIVGILQLDLSNLEKETAFHSTEKNHYGQCNIEYVVNPEEENEWIIRKFFDPRACIGHPHYTWSNVPNMLCPNGDQNPILKSSERLYKIKTNGSLNEILFVNASGGIYVQSFQSFGEAHFHFTRQIFKLISVKDTVDKIPIKDLYFKVLQHELPEVDLTQSRGTLDKNTVFKSIGTLLDRLSLRLENPGLDTEADNLHNTTITVLLYYLQMLDVADLRNAYTKISGTSYKEETIRNMFLEALPQVGTKEAALFILELIQDRKVSDMSAIQLLTQLPFHIRKPDVQLLVNLQTFLNLPEKISVEVQNTAILTYGTLIYKTCLLYCPYEMLDDYVRLYLDKFTETKEYEKKMIWLEGLANIQLGRVVEFLEPIASGSNAESRHFRVLAAWASLSTAPLRPDVIYPVYWPILINRTEHLEMRVAALTLLIVSSPTPSRLISLYWYMQSEPSQHLYNYFYTILKSMERTTHPCYIHIGVIAAQFTRVLRPTTNSYLITGNYLFDYQDTYRKFGAMIHGIVIANPLTNIPEVLYVTVNTYGSGVSINHVSLYIKAEGLLHSLSAHLDGPTQVKDILKQFKLDEKQNGPVHLEVIARIQEKTVLCLHLNETNIIKGFKYLSSLPDNIYHIYQNMEFHVNQQRINIPLTMESVQVTDLGANARLAVIATSLFSMRGNFTHVSVGRNNHVILRTSIHKSEIIENYNPLIDTWHSAERAHSIHGYLPINITLGFKDRPFISYNTPGEHLKMGITAHVRTSTNIKGLNIKSKLRQICPTCPQLYIITKSPTYKPKTIDLFQFELSELGGQVYVKLFDCENVISREKLIQDVFSSHRANYPIWPFLEFALTALHFLDYYTYVPPKGSCGLAAYISTIDAQRTQVKFEYIKGSNHHMLSLTHHNIESSQILQQWNVAALYEITSWISDTIKIKATKVIPGQKILKFCLEAEKAIPWEWDFLSTKPSDPARIALNAVWGYSDTAKGKCDGSSITLDLLGEISEKQLQIAKESQWPYEECREQSKRKRFTPFSDACYEASRELSTLRKYQVVAQHENIPQNLMRLAWKFRAFYDLIGGNSSSDPNSKKFIVTATFPKGSDIGELSLNNDKVAIEYNYNLIDYFLTRTRIHKYMDLSILKTFFGTCVVTPDYIKSIHNITYPFHNKGEVLLLGQCYSENPKYALTARNDLYGININIYDEIDTVRVIPNQTGGTLYNNTIYIPLPQSFMFHSLGSKRVRLDSNTIDIIIPNLYLYMHWTQEQILLFFPTYLLEFTCGICALGTLDSNNLYEKL; the protein is encoded by the exons ATGAGATTCACAG ATATTAATTATGTGTTACAAATACTAATGCACAAATTAAaggatattatatttttattttttcttttctgtaacAATCATGTTACAAATGGTATATTTCAACCAGGAAAAGAGTATATATATTCGTACAATGCACTTTCAAGTTCTGGTGTTTTGTTACCATCTGGCGCATCATCTTCATGGGGTTTTAATGGAAAACTTAAAATTCAAGCAGAACAAAATGTTGCTACAATGCAG TTGGAATCATTGAAGATGACTATTTGGAATGGTAAAATTCAAGAACAAGGAAAAGATCAAGCTGTTTCAGAAGATGTGACTGATCTTTTAAAACCATTTCAAATTATATACAGAAATGGTCttattgaaaattttagtaCAGAAGCAATATCACCATGGtctgtaaatataaaaaggagTATAGTAGGAATTTTACAATTAGATCTGTCTAACTTAGAGAAGGAGACAGCATTTCATTCAACTGAA aaaaatcatTATGGTCAGTGCAATATTGAATATGTTGTCAATcctgaagaagaaaatgaatggataataagaaaattttttGATCCACGAGCTTGTATTGGACATCCTCATTATACGTGGTCAAATGTTCCTAACATGTTGTGTCCCAATGGAGATCAA aacCCAATATTGAAGTCCAGTGAGAGATTATACAAAATTAAGACAAATGGATCTTTAAATGAGATTTTGTTTGTTAATGCTTCTGGAGGTATATATGTTCAATCTTTTCAAAGTTTTGGAGAAGCACATTTTCATTTTACAAG ACAgatctttaaattaatttcggtGAAAGACACAGTAGATAAGATACCCATTAAAGACTTATATTTTAAAGTTCTACAACATGAACTTCCAGAAGTTGATCTCACTCAAAGTAGAGGTACTCTTGACAAGAATACTGTTTTTAAATCT ataGGGACTTTATTAGATCGATTAAGTCTGAGACTTGAAAATCCTGGTTTAGATACAGAGGCTGATAATTTGCATAATACGACGATAACTGTATTGCTTTATTATCTTCAAATGCTGGATGTTGCTGATTTACGTAATGCATACACAAAAATCTCAGGAACAAGTTATAAAGAAGAAACAATACG aaatatgttCCTTGAAGCACTTCCACAAGTTGGCACTAAAGAAGCTGCATTGTTTATATTAGAATTAATCCAAGATAGAAAAGTTTCGGATATGTCTGCAATTCAACTTCTCACTCAGTTGCCATTTCATATACGAAAACCTGACGTTCAATTATTAGTAAATTTACAAACGTTTTTAAATTTGCCAGAAAAAATTTCTGTTGAAGTCCAAAATACTGCTATTCTTACATATGGCACATTGATTTACAAAACCTGTTTATTGTACTGCCCATATGAGATGTTAGATGATTACGTACGTTTATATCTTGATAAATTTACAG AGACAAaggaatatgaaaaaaaaatgatttggCTAGAAGGATTAGCAAATATACAGTTAGGAAGAGTAGTTGAATTCTTAGAACCTATTGCAAGTGGTAGCAATGCAGAATCACGTCATTTTCGTGTTCTTGCTGCATGGGCATCACTTTCAACTGCTCCTTTAAGACCCGATGTT ATATATCCTGTCTATTGgccaattttaataaatagaacTGAACATTTAGAAATGAGGGTAGCGGCATTGACACTACTTATTGTTTCTAGTCCTACACCAAGCAgattaatatcattatattggTATATGCAAAGTGAACCCAgtcaacatttatataattatttttatactattttgaAGTCTATGGAACGTACCACCCATCCTTGTTATATTCATAT AGGTGTGATCGCTGCACAATTTACACGAGTACTTCGTCCAActacaaattcatatttaattacTGGGAACTATTTATTTGACTATCAAGATACATATAGAAAATTTGGTGCTATGATACATGGTATTGTTATTGCTAATCCTTTAACAAACATACCTGAGGTTTTATATGTAACTGTAAATACCTATGGTAGTGGAGTTAGTATCAATCATGTATCT ttatatattaaAGCTGAAGGTCTTCTACATTCATTATCAGCACATCTAGATGGTCCAACACAAGTGAAGgatatattaaaacaatttaagTTAGATGAAAAGCAAAATGGACCTGTACATTTAGAAGTAATTGCACGTATTCAGGAAAAAACAGTTTTATGCCTTCATCTcaatgaaacaaatattattaaaggATTTAAAT aTTTGTCTTCTTTACCTgataatatatatcatatatatcaaaACATGGAGTTTCATGTTAATCAACAACGTATTAATATCCCATTAACAATGGAATCAGTGCAAGTTACAGATTTGGGAGCAAATGCTAGACTTGCAGTTATTGCAACATCGTTATTCTCTATGAGAGGGAATTTTACACATGTTTCAGTTGGTCGTAATAATCATGTTATACTAcg AACATCTATTCATAAatcagaaataatagaaaattataatccTTTAATTGATACATGGCATAGTGCAGAAAGGGCACATTCTATTCATGGATATCTTCCAATCAATATTACACTTGGATTTAAAGATCGTCCATTCATTTCATATAATACTCCTGGAG AACATCTTAAAATGGGCATTACAGCTCATGTTAGAACATCCACTAATATAAAaggattaaatattaaatcaaaattACGTCAAATTTGTCCTACTTGTCctcaattatatataattacaaaatcacCAACATATAAACCAAAG ACAATAGATctatttcaatttgaattatCAGAGTTAGGAGGTCAAGTATATGTAAAACTTTTTGACTGTGAAAATGTAATATCACGAGAGAAATTAATTCAAGATGTGTTTTCTTCACATCGAGCTAATTATCC TATATGGCCATTTTTGGAGTTTGCTTTAACGGCTCTTCATTTCTTAGATTATTACACATATGTACCACCAAAAGGTAGCTGTGGTTTAGCTGCATATATTAGTACAATTGATGCGCAGCGTACTCAA gtaaaatttgaatatattaaaGGTTCAAATCATCATATGTTGTCTTTAACACATCACAATATAGAATCATCACAAATTCTTCAACAGTGGAATGTAGCCGCACTTTATGAGATTACCAGCTGGATATCCGATACGATTAAAATTAAAGCGACTAAAGTTATACCAGGTCAAAAGATTTTGAAG TTTTGTTTAGAAGCAGAAAAAGCAATACCTTGGGAATGGGATTTCCTAAGCACTAAGCCAAGTGATCCTGCTAGAATTGCATTAAATGCTGTTTGGGGATATTCTGATACAGCAAAAGGCAAATGTGATGGATCTTCAATTACATTAGATTTACTTGGCGAAATTAGTGAAAAGCAGCTACAAATTGCTAAAGAATCACAATGGCCTTATGAAGAATGTCGAGAACAATCTAAAAGGAAACGTTTTACTCCATTCTCTGATGCTTGCTATGAAGCTTCAAGAGAATTATCAACTTTGAGAAAATATCAAGTTGTTGCGCAacatgaaaat ATACCACAAAATTTAATGAGAttagcttggaaatttcgagCTTTTTATGACCTAATTGGTGGGAACAGTAGTTCAGATCCTAATTCCAAAAAATTTATTGTGACAGCGACATTTCCGAAAGGATCAGATATTGGTGAATTATCGCTTAATAATGACAAAGTAGCaattgaatataattataatcttaTAGATTATTTTTTAACTCGAACTAGAATTCATAAATATATGGATCTATCAATATTGAAGACTTTTTTTG GCACGTGTGTCGTGACACCAGACTATATAAAATCAATTCACAACATCACTTATCCTTTTCACAATAAAGGTGAAGTTTTGTTGCTTGGCCAGTGTTATAGTGAAAATCCAAAATATGCATTGACGGCACGAAATGAtttatatggtattaatatcaatatatatGACGAAATAGATACAGTACGAGTTATACCTAATCAAACTGGAGGAACATTatacaataatacaatatatattccATTGCCACAAAGCTTCATGTTTCATTCATTAGGTTCAAAAAG agTAAGATTGGACAGCAATACTATTGATATTATAATTCCTAATCTCTATTTATATATGCATTGGACACAAGAACAAATTCTTCTGTTCTTTCCAACATATCTGTTAGAATTTACCTGTGGTATATGTGCATTAGGTACTCTTGacagtaataatttatatgagaaactataa
- the LOC100644917 gene encoding uncharacterized protein LOC100644917 isoform X2: MRFTDINYVLQILMHKLKDIIFLFFLFCNNHVTNGIFQPGKEYIYSYNALSSSGVLLPSGASSSWGFNGKLKIQAEQNVATMQLESLKMTIWNGKIQEQGKDQAVSEDVTDLLKPFQIIYRNGLIENFSTEAISPWSVNIKRSIVGILQLDLSNLEKETAFHSTEKNHYGQCNIEYVVNPEEENEWIIRKFFDPRACIGHPHYTWSNVPNMLCPNGDQNPILKSSERLYKIKTNGSLNEILFVNASGGIYVQSFQSFGEAHFHFTRQIFKLISVKDTVDKIPIKDLYFKVLQHELPEVDLTQSRGTLDKNTVFKSIGTLLDRLSLRLENPGLDTEADNLHNTTITVLLYYLQMLDVADLRNAYTKISGTSYKEETIRNMFLEALPQVGTKEAALFILELIQDRKVSDMSAIQLLTQLPFHIRKPDVQLLVNLQTFLNLPEKISVEVQNTAILTYGTLIYKTCLLYCPYEMLDDYVRLYLDKFTETKEYEKKMIWLEGLANIQLGRVVEFLEPIASGSNAESRHFRVLAAWASLSTAPLRPDVIYPVYWPILINRTEHLEMRVAALTLLIVSSPTPSRLISLYWYMQSEPSQHLYNYFYTILKSMERTTHPCYIHIGVIAAQFTRVLRPTTNSYLITGNYLFDYQDTYRKFGAMIHGIVIANPLTNIPEVLYVTVNTYGSGVSINHVSLYIKAEGLLHSLSAHLDGPTQVKDILKQFKLDEKQNGPVHLEVIARIQEKTVLCLHLNETNIIKGFKYLSSLPDNIYHIYQNMEFHVNQQRINIPLTMESVQVTDLGANARLAVIATSLFSMRGNFTHVSVGRNNHVILRTSIHKSEIIENYNPLIDTWHSAERAHSIHGYLPINITLGFKDRPFISYNTPGEHLKMGITAHVRTSTNIKGLNIKSKLRQICPTCPQLYIITKSPTYKPKTIDLFQFELSELGGQVYVKLFDCENVISREKLIQDVFSSHRANYPIWPFLEFALTALHFLDYYTYVPPKGSCGLAAYISTIDAQRTQVKFEYIKGSNHHMLSLTHHNIESSQILQQWNVAALYEITSWISDTIKIKATKVIPGQKILKFCLEAEKAIPWEWDFLSTKPSDPARIALNAVWGYSDTAKGKCDGSSITLDLLGEISEKQLQIAKESQWPYEECREQSKRKRFTPFSDACYEASRELSTLRKYQVVAQHENIPQNLMRLAWKFRAFYDLIGGNSSSDPNSKKFIVTATFPKGSDIGELSLNNDKVAIEYNYNLIDYFLTRTRIHKYMDLSILKTFFVPYLS, from the exons ATGAGATTCACAG ATATTAATTATGTGTTACAAATACTAATGCACAAATTAAaggatattatatttttattttttcttttctgtaacAATCATGTTACAAATGGTATATTTCAACCAGGAAAAGAGTATATATATTCGTACAATGCACTTTCAAGTTCTGGTGTTTTGTTACCATCTGGCGCATCATCTTCATGGGGTTTTAATGGAAAACTTAAAATTCAAGCAGAACAAAATGTTGCTACAATGCAG TTGGAATCATTGAAGATGACTATTTGGAATGGTAAAATTCAAGAACAAGGAAAAGATCAAGCTGTTTCAGAAGATGTGACTGATCTTTTAAAACCATTTCAAATTATATACAGAAATGGTCttattgaaaattttagtaCAGAAGCAATATCACCATGGtctgtaaatataaaaaggagTATAGTAGGAATTTTACAATTAGATCTGTCTAACTTAGAGAAGGAGACAGCATTTCATTCAACTGAA aaaaatcatTATGGTCAGTGCAATATTGAATATGTTGTCAATcctgaagaagaaaatgaatggataataagaaaattttttGATCCACGAGCTTGTATTGGACATCCTCATTATACGTGGTCAAATGTTCCTAACATGTTGTGTCCCAATGGAGATCAA aacCCAATATTGAAGTCCAGTGAGAGATTATACAAAATTAAGACAAATGGATCTTTAAATGAGATTTTGTTTGTTAATGCTTCTGGAGGTATATATGTTCAATCTTTTCAAAGTTTTGGAGAAGCACATTTTCATTTTACAAG ACAgatctttaaattaatttcggtGAAAGACACAGTAGATAAGATACCCATTAAAGACTTATATTTTAAAGTTCTACAACATGAACTTCCAGAAGTTGATCTCACTCAAAGTAGAGGTACTCTTGACAAGAATACTGTTTTTAAATCT ataGGGACTTTATTAGATCGATTAAGTCTGAGACTTGAAAATCCTGGTTTAGATACAGAGGCTGATAATTTGCATAATACGACGATAACTGTATTGCTTTATTATCTTCAAATGCTGGATGTTGCTGATTTACGTAATGCATACACAAAAATCTCAGGAACAAGTTATAAAGAAGAAACAATACG aaatatgttCCTTGAAGCACTTCCACAAGTTGGCACTAAAGAAGCTGCATTGTTTATATTAGAATTAATCCAAGATAGAAAAGTTTCGGATATGTCTGCAATTCAACTTCTCACTCAGTTGCCATTTCATATACGAAAACCTGACGTTCAATTATTAGTAAATTTACAAACGTTTTTAAATTTGCCAGAAAAAATTTCTGTTGAAGTCCAAAATACTGCTATTCTTACATATGGCACATTGATTTACAAAACCTGTTTATTGTACTGCCCATATGAGATGTTAGATGATTACGTACGTTTATATCTTGATAAATTTACAG AGACAAaggaatatgaaaaaaaaatgatttggCTAGAAGGATTAGCAAATATACAGTTAGGAAGAGTAGTTGAATTCTTAGAACCTATTGCAAGTGGTAGCAATGCAGAATCACGTCATTTTCGTGTTCTTGCTGCATGGGCATCACTTTCAACTGCTCCTTTAAGACCCGATGTT ATATATCCTGTCTATTGgccaattttaataaatagaacTGAACATTTAGAAATGAGGGTAGCGGCATTGACACTACTTATTGTTTCTAGTCCTACACCAAGCAgattaatatcattatattggTATATGCAAAGTGAACCCAgtcaacatttatataattatttttatactattttgaAGTCTATGGAACGTACCACCCATCCTTGTTATATTCATAT AGGTGTGATCGCTGCACAATTTACACGAGTACTTCGTCCAActacaaattcatatttaattacTGGGAACTATTTATTTGACTATCAAGATACATATAGAAAATTTGGTGCTATGATACATGGTATTGTTATTGCTAATCCTTTAACAAACATACCTGAGGTTTTATATGTAACTGTAAATACCTATGGTAGTGGAGTTAGTATCAATCATGTATCT ttatatattaaAGCTGAAGGTCTTCTACATTCATTATCAGCACATCTAGATGGTCCAACACAAGTGAAGgatatattaaaacaatttaagTTAGATGAAAAGCAAAATGGACCTGTACATTTAGAAGTAATTGCACGTATTCAGGAAAAAACAGTTTTATGCCTTCATCTcaatgaaacaaatattattaaaggATTTAAAT aTTTGTCTTCTTTACCTgataatatatatcatatatatcaaaACATGGAGTTTCATGTTAATCAACAACGTATTAATATCCCATTAACAATGGAATCAGTGCAAGTTACAGATTTGGGAGCAAATGCTAGACTTGCAGTTATTGCAACATCGTTATTCTCTATGAGAGGGAATTTTACACATGTTTCAGTTGGTCGTAATAATCATGTTATACTAcg AACATCTATTCATAAatcagaaataatagaaaattataatccTTTAATTGATACATGGCATAGTGCAGAAAGGGCACATTCTATTCATGGATATCTTCCAATCAATATTACACTTGGATTTAAAGATCGTCCATTCATTTCATATAATACTCCTGGAG AACATCTTAAAATGGGCATTACAGCTCATGTTAGAACATCCACTAATATAAAaggattaaatattaaatcaaaattACGTCAAATTTGTCCTACTTGTCctcaattatatataattacaaaatcacCAACATATAAACCAAAG ACAATAGATctatttcaatttgaattatCAGAGTTAGGAGGTCAAGTATATGTAAAACTTTTTGACTGTGAAAATGTAATATCACGAGAGAAATTAATTCAAGATGTGTTTTCTTCACATCGAGCTAATTATCC TATATGGCCATTTTTGGAGTTTGCTTTAACGGCTCTTCATTTCTTAGATTATTACACATATGTACCACCAAAAGGTAGCTGTGGTTTAGCTGCATATATTAGTACAATTGATGCGCAGCGTACTCAA gtaaaatttgaatatattaaaGGTTCAAATCATCATATGTTGTCTTTAACACATCACAATATAGAATCATCACAAATTCTTCAACAGTGGAATGTAGCCGCACTTTATGAGATTACCAGCTGGATATCCGATACGATTAAAATTAAAGCGACTAAAGTTATACCAGGTCAAAAGATTTTGAAG TTTTGTTTAGAAGCAGAAAAAGCAATACCTTGGGAATGGGATTTCCTAAGCACTAAGCCAAGTGATCCTGCTAGAATTGCATTAAATGCTGTTTGGGGATATTCTGATACAGCAAAAGGCAAATGTGATGGATCTTCAATTACATTAGATTTACTTGGCGAAATTAGTGAAAAGCAGCTACAAATTGCTAAAGAATCACAATGGCCTTATGAAGAATGTCGAGAACAATCTAAAAGGAAACGTTTTACTCCATTCTCTGATGCTTGCTATGAAGCTTCAAGAGAATTATCAACTTTGAGAAAATATCAAGTTGTTGCGCAacatgaaaat ATACCACAAAATTTAATGAGAttagcttggaaatttcgagCTTTTTATGACCTAATTGGTGGGAACAGTAGTTCAGATCCTAATTCCAAAAAATTTATTGTGACAGCGACATTTCCGAAAGGATCAGATATTGGTGAATTATCGCTTAATAATGACAAAGTAGCaattgaatataattataatcttaTAGATTATTTTTTAACTCGAACTAGAATTCATAAATATATGGATCTATCAATATTGAAGACTTTTTTTG TACCTTACCTGTCTTAA
- the LOC100644794 gene encoding PAX3- and PAX7-binding protein 1, producing MLRTMSLFNKPKRNIRRRHFNDDDEDNENRMEVEDTQPVKSKTKKKDKPKQTLLSFGEELEEADDGEVFKVKKSSRSKKLMKQLDHERRKKKGEEKMQMDSEQPHMSVKVEKELEIKTDDLVVKIKNAGPLILNGRAALAAGKDDYTSDEEEDEPRSHKFRRNTDKADTMKILLESGCIPDAAMIHAARKCRQKARELGTDYIPIEEQSDDKGKSRLIREEDHDRSDDDDSQDRIDMTVNTEARDKEKRREAFLASQVPLKLSDDESEHENEEEEWEAQQIRKGVTGAQIAAAQQDSMMQQQYSIGMNVNSMMGSGISLEMVMMPAPPPPPVIQPPDPTKIVPITPQEVVNKMRARLDSLKEVHRRHQLDQDRLEQELGQTVKELDDAEIRAPQLAQRFRYYQELRGYVTDLVECLDEKLPLVIGLEQRWLNLYNERAIELMERRRQDTRDQAEEITTAARGQPIRRGPEVEARIRRATEREGRRARRRRARELASTLPKHIDGMSSDDEVTEQQNLAFKQTKDEIDSDSKEIFSDVMDEYCTIRGILSKLESWRETDRDAYMEAYVSLCIPKIISPIIRLLLLTWNPIMESADIERTKWYNTLLLYALNNKETEESLKRDPDVRLVPFTIEKIVIPKLTSIVERIWDPMSTSQTLRLVGTVNRLIREYPNLNDTSKPLETLFNAILEKIKSAVENDVFIPIFPKQVLDTKHQFFQRQFAMAVKLLRNLLSWQGLLGDTQLKNLALGSLLNRYLLAGLRVSVPTDALFKANMVMSTLPRAWLQGETIEHLKMFATLIQQLSEQLDQANPAHNEAWEYSKSILKIIKPL from the exons ATGTTAAGGACAATGTCATTATTTAATAAACCGAAGAGAAACATCCGCCGTCGACATTTCAACGACGATgatgaagataatgaaaatagGATGGAAGTGGAGGACACCCAGCCTGTAAAAtcgaaaacaaagaagaaggaTAAACCAAAGCAGACGCTCCTCAGTTTTGGAGAGGAGCTGGAAGAAG CGGATGATGGAGAAGTCTTTAAAGTGAAGAAATCATCTAGGAGCAAAAAATTGATGAAACAGCTAGATcacgaaaggagaaaaaagaaaggtgaAGAGAAAATGCAAATGGACTCTGAGCAACCACACATGTCCGTTAAAGTGGAAAAAGAATTAGAAATAAAGACAGATGATCTAGTA gtgaaaataaaaaatgcaggACCTTTAATTCTGAATGGGCGAGCTGCATTGGCAGCTGGAAAGGATGATTATACATCTGATGAAGAGGAAGATGAACCACGTAGTCATAAATTTAGAAGAAATACAGATAAAGCTGACACAATGAAAATTCTTCTTGAAA GTGGTTGCATACCAGATGCTGCAATGATCCATGCAGCTAGGAAATGCAGACAAAAGGCAAGAGAGTTAGGAACTGATTATATTCCTATAGAAGAACAAAG CGATGATAAAGGTAAATCAAGACTTATTAGGGAAGAAGATCATGATAGAAGTGATGATGATGATTCACAAGACCGAATTGATATGACTGTTAACACTGAAGCACGTgataaagagaaaaggagagaagcCTTCCTTGCTTCACAAGTACCACTAAAAC TTTCTGATGATGAAAGTGAACatgaaaacgaagaagaagagtgGGAAGCTCAACAAATTAGGAAAGGAGTGACTGGTGCACAG attgCAGCAGCGCAACAAGACTCCATGATGCAACAACAATATTCAATAGGTATGAACGTAAATTCAATGATGGGAAGTGGAATATCTCTGGAAATGGTAATGATGCCAGCTCCACCACCTCCTCCAGTGATTCAACCCCCAGATCCTACAAAAATAGTACCAATCACTCCTCAAGAGGTTGTGAATAAAATGCGTGCAAG ATTGGACAGTTTAAAAGAAGTGCATCGACGTCATCAATTAGATCAGGATCGTTTAGAGCAAGAGTTAGGACAAACTGTGAAAGAACTGGATGATGCTGAAATTCGTGCACCGCAGCTTGCGCAGCGCTTCAGATATTACCAAGAGTTGCGTGGGTATGTCACTGACTTGGTAGAGTGTCTTGATGAGAAG TTGCCGCTGGTCATTGGATTGGAGCAGCGCTGGTTAAACCTTTATAATGAACGTGCAATAGAACTAATGGAAAGAAGACGACAAGATACAAGGGATCAAGCAGAAGAGATTACAACAGCTGCAA gaGGACAACCTATACGAAGAGGGCCAGAAGTTGAAGCTCGTATCCGTCGAGCTACagagagagaaggaagaagagcTCGTCGAAGAAGAGCTAGAGAATTAGCTTCTACATTACCAAAACATATTGATGGAATGTCTAGCGATGACGAAGTTACTGAGCAGCAAAATCTCGCGTTTAAACAAACAAAAG atgAAATTGATAGTGAcagtaaagaaatattttctgacGTCATGGACGAATATTGCACAATAAGAGGAATACTTTCAAAATTGGAATCTTGGAGAGAAACTGATAGAGATGCTTATATGGAAGCTTATGTATCTTTATGTATACCTAAAATTATTTCTCCGATTATTAGATTACTATTATTAACATGGAATCCTATTATG gaAAGTGCAGATATAGAAAGAACAAAATGGTATAACACTTTACTTTTATATgcattaaataataaagaaacagaAGAGTCACTTAAAAGAGATCCAGATGTCAGATTAGTACCATTTACAATAGAAAAAATTGTTATACCTAAATTAACAT cTATAGTTGAAAGAATATGGGATCCAATGTCCACATCACAAACGTTACGACTTGTAGGCACAGTAAATCGTCTTATTAGGGAATATCCAAATTTAAATGATACAAGCAAGCCATTAGAAACATTATTTAATGCCATATTGGAGAAAATTAAATCAGCAGTTGAAAATGATGTTTTTATACCAATTTTTCCAAAACA aGTCTTAGATACTAAACATCAATTTTTTCAAAGGCAGTTTGCAATGGCTGTGAaacttttaagaaatttattgaGCTGGCAAGGTCTTCTTGGAGAcacacaattaaaaaatttagctCTTGGTTCATTATTAAATAGATATCTTTTAGCGGGTTTAAGAGTATCTGTTCCAACTGATGCATTATTTAAAGCAAATATG GTAATGAGTACACTCCCTCGTGCGTGGTTGCAGGGTGAAACGATAGAACATCTCAAAATGTTTGCTACACTTATCCAGCAACTCAGTGAACAATTAGATCAAGCAAATCCAGCGCATAA CGAAGCCTGGGAATATTCGAAGTCCATCTTAAAAATAATCAAACCTTtataa
- the LOC105666392 gene encoding proteasome assembly chaperone 3 has translation MINHSCVITHGHHTDIALKIYSNRILLIITHFKKFGSLIAISRGSSFNQYNNSIYSTKVLFGKDDVELVAAARYIAEQINVDKPLLISISLKDYEPDTLKPIVAAINDMKV, from the exons ATGATAAATCATTCTTGTGTAATTACTCACGGTCATCATACTGATATTGCTTTGAAGATTTATAG tAACCGCATATTATTAATCATAacacattttaaaaaatttggatCACTGATAGCCATAAGCCGTGGATCTTCATTCAATcagtataataatagtatatattctACCAA AGTATTGTTTGGGAAAGATGATGTTGAACTTGTGGCAGCTGCCCGATATATAGCAGAGCAAATTAATGTAGATAAAccattattaatttcaatatcttTAAAAGATTATGAACCAGATACTTTAAAACCTATAGTTGCAGCTATAAATGATATGAAAGTGTAA